The Phormidium sp. PBR-2020 DNA segment GGTTTGCTGCGGATGTTTTAGATCAGTTGGGGATTTCAGTTCCTCGCTATGGTCCGAGTGCAGGGGCGTATACGCGACCTCACCCGATTTATGGCACGAACACTCCCCCCAAACCTTACAGTGCTGCTCAACTGCTGAGTTTCTTCAACAGTGGTGGTGGTGGACAATGGGAACCTGTCAGTGCGGCCCAAGCGGTATCGAGTGCAAATAATGGCCAGGTGGTTTTAGCATCCTCGATAGGTCATGTGGCGGTTGTTGTTCCAGGGAGTTCTGGCTCCAATGTCCGCATTGCTCAAGCTGGAGCCACCAATAGCAAGAATATGAGTGTCGCTCAGGGCTTTGGTTCGGAAACTCCTCGCTACTTCCGCTATAAGGGGTCTGTGACTAATCCCGGAAACCCTGGTCAGACGACTCCTCAGCCACAACCTAAACCCAAGCCGCAACCTCAACCGGTGCAGTCTAAGCCTGGTCATGTGAATGGCAATGTGGGCAGTGTGAACCTGAATATGCGGACTTCAGCTTCTCTGGGAGCGCGGGTGATTCGCACGCTACCTCGGGGAACGAATCTAACCATTCGGCGATCGCTCAATGGGGCGACTTATCGCACACCCAACGGTCAAACTCGTTCTGATTGGTATGAGGTGCAGGTCGGAAACCAGCGAGGGTATGTGGCTGGTTATTATGTCAGCCAAGGACATACACAGGTGCAGCCTAAACCGGGTCATGTGAATGGCAATGTGGGCAGTGTGAATCTGAATATGCGGACTTCGGCTTCTCTAGGAGCGCGGGTGATTCGCTCGCTACCTCGGGGAACGAATCTGACAATTCGGCGATCGCTCAATGGGGCAACTTATCGCACACCCAACGGTCAAACTCGTTCTGATTGGTATGAAGTGGAGGTTGGAGGCCAACGGGGATATGTGGCTGGTTATTATGTCAGTCAAGGTCGCCGCAATCCAACACCACCCCCAAATCACGGTCGTCCTCCCATTTTAACTCGACAGTCGGCCCAGTACTTCAGGAATCGTCCTCAGTTCTACATTGGCGGTAACATTTTTGCTCAGTCAATGTTTGGTTCTAGTCTGGTCGGAGGTCGCGGTCGTACCGAAGGCAATTGCACCTGGTATGCTCACGGTCGACTTTTGGAAATGGGTAAACGACCAGCAGCTCTACGCACAATGCGTGGTAATGCTAATCAATGGCACAATCAACTATCGAATGGGTCGAGGATTGTCTCCTCACCTCAGGTAGGTGATATCGCTCAATGGACTGCCGGTGGGGCGAATCATGTTGCTGTTGTTGA contains these protein-coding regions:
- a CDS encoding CHAP domain-containing protein, with product MFGSSLVGGRGRTEGNCTWYAHGRLLEMGKRPAALRTMRGNANQWHNQLSNGSRIVSSPQVGDIAQWTAGGANHVAVVEAVHPNGTITISESHYRTNWDGGGAGTLHWVRRISAQSPTRYIRVPNA